From one Anabas testudineus chromosome 18, fAnaTes1.2, whole genome shotgun sequence genomic stretch:
- the LOC113157400 gene encoding voltage-dependent T-type calcium channel subunit alpha-1I-like isoform X1: protein MGLLLPPSSSICLALCLFLLYSFISFHLLHLQPVELTKMTHISNVIFTTLFAVEMSIKLLTLEWEYFSDRNNLFDFVIVFTGLWDIMKNTDSKLSVLRTFCLLKFVRLVQFFPYMKRQLTVLRRTIEGAAPLFRLLFFGIFIFSLIGMHLFGCKFKFKTPNGEIIPDRKNFNSLLWAMILTLENWNLVLYNTMAKTSPWAALYFVAVIIFGKYVLLNVLVGIVVDNFQAKVRMSASVLSKSYMFYNLLTNTNITPPNTCDMFPVVLASLRFLRRQLFVGF, encoded by the exons ATGGGGCTATTGCTCCCTCCCTCGAGCTCTATCTGTCTTGCCCTCTGTCTATTCTTGTTAtattcctttatttctttccatcttCTCCACTTACAGCCTGTGGAGTTGACAAAAATGACACATATCAGTAATGTGATCTTCACCACCTTATTTGCTGTGGAGATGTCCATAAAGCTGCTCACTCTTGAGTGGGAATACTTCAGTGACCGAAACAACCTCTTTGACTTTGTCATCGTTTTTACTGG tctGTGGGACATCATGAAAAACACTGATAGCAAGCTGTCAGTTCTGAGAACATTTTGTCTGCTGAAGTTTGTACGGCTGGTTCAATTCTTCCCTTACATGAAGAGACAGCTGACTGTGCTAAGGAGGACCATAGAGGGGGCGGCCCCGCTCTTCAGGCTGCTCTTCTTTGGGATTTTCATTTTTAG TCTAATAGGAATGCACCTGTTTGgctgtaaatttaaatttaagacTCCGAATGGAGAGATCATCCCCGATCGCAAAAACTTTAACAGCCTTCTCTGGGCCATG ATTCTGACTCTGGAGAACTGGAACCTAGTGTTGTACAACACTATGGCTAAAACCTCACCATGGGCGGCTCTGTACTTTGTTGCAgttattatttttggaaaatATGTTCTTCTAAATGTACTCGTGGGCATAGTGGTTGACAACTTCCAGGCTAAGGTAAGAATGTCTGCCTCAGTTCTCTCTAAGAGCtacatgttttataatttattgaCCAACACTAACATAACACCCCCAAACACTTGCGAtatgtttcctgttgttctaGCGTCACTCAGGTTCCTAAGGAGACAACTCTTTGTTGGATTCTGA
- the LOC113157400 gene encoding voltage-dependent T-type calcium channel subunit alpha-1I-like isoform X2, which yields MLVNFISVLTLAIEHYEQPVELTKMTHISNVIFTTLFAVEMSIKLLTLEWEYFSDRNNLFDFVIVFTGLWDIMKNTDSKLSVLRTFCLLKFVRLVQFFPYMKRQLTVLRRTIEGAAPLFRLLFFGIFIFSLIGMHLFGCKFKFKTPNGEIIPDRKNFNSLLWAMILTLENWNLVLYNTMAKTSPWAALYFVAVIIFGKYVLLNVLVGIVVDNFQAKVRMSASVLSKSYMFYNLLTNTNITPPNTCDMFPVVLASLRFLRRQLFVGF from the exons ATGTTGGTGAATTTTATCAGTGTACTCACCCTGGCCATTGAGCACTATGAGCAG CCTGTGGAGTTGACAAAAATGACACATATCAGTAATGTGATCTTCACCACCTTATTTGCTGTGGAGATGTCCATAAAGCTGCTCACTCTTGAGTGGGAATACTTCAGTGACCGAAACAACCTCTTTGACTTTGTCATCGTTTTTACTGG tctGTGGGACATCATGAAAAACACTGATAGCAAGCTGTCAGTTCTGAGAACATTTTGTCTGCTGAAGTTTGTACGGCTGGTTCAATTCTTCCCTTACATGAAGAGACAGCTGACTGTGCTAAGGAGGACCATAGAGGGGGCGGCCCCGCTCTTCAGGCTGCTCTTCTTTGGGATTTTCATTTTTAG TCTAATAGGAATGCACCTGTTTGgctgtaaatttaaatttaagacTCCGAATGGAGAGATCATCCCCGATCGCAAAAACTTTAACAGCCTTCTCTGGGCCATG ATTCTGACTCTGGAGAACTGGAACCTAGTGTTGTACAACACTATGGCTAAAACCTCACCATGGGCGGCTCTGTACTTTGTTGCAgttattatttttggaaaatATGTTCTTCTAAATGTACTCGTGGGCATAGTGGTTGACAACTTCCAGGCTAAGGTAAGAATGTCTGCCTCAGTTCTCTCTAAGAGCtacatgttttataatttattgaCCAACACTAACATAACACCCCCAAACACTTGCGAtatgtttcctgttgttctaGCGTCACTCAGGTTCCTAAGGAGACAACTCTTTGTTGGATTCTGA
- the LOC113157400 gene encoding voltage-dependent T-type calcium channel subunit alpha-1I-like isoform X3: protein MGLLLPPSSSICLALCLFLLYSFISFHLLHLQPVELTKMTHISNVIFTTLFAVEMSIKLLTLEWEYFSDRNNLFDFVIVFTGLWDIMKNTDSKLSVLRTFCLLKFVRLVQFFPYMKRQLTVLRRTIEGAAPLFRLLFFGIFIFSLIGMHLFGCKFKFKTPNGEIIPDRKNFNSLLWAMILTLENWNLVLYNTMAKTSPWAALYFVAVIIFGKYVLLNVLVGIVVDNFQAKRHSGS, encoded by the exons ATGGGGCTATTGCTCCCTCCCTCGAGCTCTATCTGTCTTGCCCTCTGTCTATTCTTGTTAtattcctttatttctttccatcttCTCCACTTACAGCCTGTGGAGTTGACAAAAATGACACATATCAGTAATGTGATCTTCACCACCTTATTTGCTGTGGAGATGTCCATAAAGCTGCTCACTCTTGAGTGGGAATACTTCAGTGACCGAAACAACCTCTTTGACTTTGTCATCGTTTTTACTGG tctGTGGGACATCATGAAAAACACTGATAGCAAGCTGTCAGTTCTGAGAACATTTTGTCTGCTGAAGTTTGTACGGCTGGTTCAATTCTTCCCTTACATGAAGAGACAGCTGACTGTGCTAAGGAGGACCATAGAGGGGGCGGCCCCGCTCTTCAGGCTGCTCTTCTTTGGGATTTTCATTTTTAG TCTAATAGGAATGCACCTGTTTGgctgtaaatttaaatttaagacTCCGAATGGAGAGATCATCCCCGATCGCAAAAACTTTAACAGCCTTCTCTGGGCCATG ATTCTGACTCTGGAGAACTGGAACCTAGTGTTGTACAACACTATGGCTAAAACCTCACCATGGGCGGCTCTGTACTTTGTTGCAgttattatttttggaaaatATGTTCTTCTAAATGTACTCGTGGGCATAGTGGTTGACAACTTCCAGGCTAAG CGTCACTCAGGTTCCTAA